In a genomic window of Branchiostoma lanceolatum isolate klBraLanc5 chromosome 12, klBraLanc5.hap2, whole genome shotgun sequence:
- the LOC136445883 gene encoding TNF receptor-associated factor 5-like, with protein MALVLPEADFVQPLSKVYECPICMLAFRDPVQTACGHRFCADCLGPCMRKKNPQCPIDGLELHPDKLFADVAFSRQVLSLTVRCNFRSDGCDWKGELRDLQEHLETCTYRDMVNMACGQVGGKKARKEEAVSKIKKCKHCGKEVPSREMVLHHESCLAVPVNCPNSCGLKDVPRSQLPQHLDPVRGNCPQSVLPCPFKPAGCTFQAKRPEMNKHLKVLPQYHLGLLCQKINDIHQTLAKHEGQMRAQAAKVAEQNERIQNQNALLTSQHQRVKSQNVKIESLTVKVCNQSEKIELLQTELLRKEAIIAEQMKKIKELEVTSYDGTLLWRINNFSQRHQEAANKQVPSIYSPPFYTSRFGYKMCIQIFANGGGETRGTHMSIYFHILKHRYDSVLQWPFPHNITFTLLDQSDDSNKAEHISHTLVPDATAPNYQRPTSSMSEGRGFHKFVSLEKLWSRSYTKDDNLFIKVKVHC; from the exons ATGGCGCTTGTGCTACCTGAGGCAGACTTCGTCCAACCGCTGTCCAAAGTGTACGAGTGTCCCATCTGTATGTTAGCCTTCAGGGACCCCGTGCAAACAGCATGCGGACATCGCTTCTGTGCTGACTGCCTTGGACCGTGTATGAG GAAGAAGAACCCACAATGTCCAATAGACGGGCTGGAACTCCATCCTGACAAG CTGTTTGCAGATGTGGCGTTCAGTCGACAGGTGTTGTCCCTGACTGTCAGGTGTAACTTCCGCAGCGATGGCTGTGATTGGAAGGGGGAGCTCCGAGACTTACAG GAGCATCTTGAGACCTGCACATACAGAGACATGGTTAACATGGCCTGTGGTCAGGTGGGAGGTAAGAAGGCGCGGAAGGAAGAGGCCGTCAGTAAGATCAAGAAATGTAAACACTGCGGGAAGGAGGTTCCATCCAGAGAAATGGTG CTTCACCACGAGAGCTGCCTGGCAGTGCCGGTAAACTGTCCCAACAGCTGCGGACTGAAGGACGTCCCCCGCAGCCAGCTGCCGCAGCACCTCGACCCGGTCCGCGGGAACTGTCCGCAGTCCGTCCTGCCCTGTCCCTTCAAACCTGCTGGGTGCACCTTTCAG GCCAAGCGCCCAGAGATGAACAAGCACCTGAAAGTCTTGCCGCAGTACCATCTGGGACTCCTGTGTCAGAAGATCAACGACATCCACCAAACGCTTGCCAAACACGAGGGACAGATGCGGGCGCAGGCTGCCAAAGTCGCCGAACAGAACGAGCGAATCCAGAACCAGAACGCTCTCCTCACCAGTCAGCACCAGCGCGTCAAGTCTCAGAATGTGAAAATCGAGAGCCTCACCGTGAAAGTCTGTAACCAGAGCGAGAAAATCGAACTCCTGCAGACAGAGCTGTTGAGGAAAGAAGCCATCATTGCCGAACAGATGAAGAAGATAAAAGAACTTGAAGTCACGAGCTACGACGGCACGTTACTATGGAGAATAAACAACTTCAGCCAGCGGCACCAAGAGGCGGCCAACAAGCAGGTTCCGTCCATATACAGCCCGCCGTTCTACACCAGCAGATTCGGGTACAAGATGTGCATCCAGATCTTTGCCAATGGCGGCGGCGAGACACGTGGAACGCACATGTCCATCTACTTCCACATCTTGAAGCACCGCTACGACAGCGTACTCCAGTGGCCGTTTCCCCACAATATAACGTTCACTCTGCTGGACCAATCAGACGACTCGAACAAGGCAGAGCACATCTCGCACACCCTTGTCCCCGACGCCACTGCGCCCAACTACCAGAGACCGACGAGTAGTATGAGCGAAGGACGCGGGTTCCACAAGTTTGTGTCGCTGGAAAAGCTCTGGAGTCGCAGCTACACAAAAGACGACAACTTGTTCATCAAAGTCAAGGTCCACTGTTAA